The Brassica napus cultivar Da-Ae chromosome C7, Da-Ae, whole genome shotgun sequence genomic interval CACGACGCgacacacactctctctctcacctttGACGGCGTTTTCACCACCTCCGCTCCACATCGATCTTACGGTGCCTCCCTGATCTCGATCCTAGCTTTCTATATCTTCAATTTCGCAAATCGCGATTTATTCTACGCCGTTGATTTCAATGCTTTgtgtgtaatatatatatatatatatatagagagagagagagagacttacgCCGCGGAGAGGATAACAAAAAACCCTAGCTTCTGACATTATCTCTCTCTTAGGTTTCGCATCATTTCGTAACCTTACTGCGTGAAAATTTTATAGGAATCGCGAGCGGGGGGTGCTCTAGATGAGATGACGGACAAGGAGATTCGTCCGATCAAGCTGAAGGCTAGCTGGGCGATGAAGAAGCATGAAGAGGGTAACAGCTCCTCCTCCCGGAAAGCTTTGGTTAAAGTCAAGTTAGAGAAGGACAAGCACGTTTCTTCAGATGACGGCTCATCGGGTAAAGCCTTGGTTACTGTGAAGTTAGAGAAGGAAGAATCTGAGGTTCTTGTAGCGAGTGGGGTGATGAAGAGGAAACGAATCTCTCGATTAGTGGAGAAATCTCGAAGATTCTCAGCAAAGAGTGAGAGCAGTTTGGATAAACAGAAGACATGTCATCGCAGAGGGATGACTACTCGTTGGAACACTGAACGGTATCCAAAGAccgaaccttttttttttatttaattgtcaAGCTTGCTTGTCTTTTGCTGATCTTTGTATTGTGTGACAGGATTGATAACGCGGAGCGTGCGTTATTCGAGATATTGAAGGAGAAAGGAGCTTCTTTCGAGCGGCCTGTTCCACGGGCTGAGTTGCGAGTTTCAGCTCGCAGGAGAATCGGTGATACTGGGCTGTTGGACCATTTGTTGAAGCACATTGATGGGAACGTTACCCCCGGTGGCGCCGAGCGGTTTAGGAGGTGTCATAATACCGAAGGGACCATGCAGTATTGGCTAGAGAGTGCTGATTTGATCAAAATCAAGCTTGAGTCTGGGGTTTGTGATTCTAACTGGGCTCCCCCTTCTTGGTGGAAGCTTCCGAATGTGAACAATATCATTAAACTTGAACCTGGGGTTCTTGATCCGTCCGAGTCCCCTGCAAAGCTTAAGGAAGAAATGGATAAAATGAGGAGGTAAAAAAATATGCTTGCGAGATTCTGAGTTTCAGTATTTGCTTAGTCTGAAGTTGAGGTATGcttgaaatttgaaaatctcGTTTTGTTTGTGGTATGGCAGTGAGATCAAAGAACTTGTATCTGATTTGGCACTAATTAAACGTGAATCTGGAATTCCTGATCTGGACTCGATTCCTCTAGCTCAGTGGAAGATTCAGAGTATATCAAAAGAATCATCTGCTGTCTCCTCAAAGCTTAGGGAAGAAATTGATAAAATGAAGAGGTAATACTAATATTTCTGCAATATTCTGAGCTTTCAACATTTTTTGCTTTGTTTGTAGTCTTGTAAGCTTATTTTCTTTGCGGTATGCACTATGCAgtgatttaaaaaaacatatatccaAGCCAGAATTACCAAATAATGCTGATGCAAATGAGGTGACCTTTTGAgatcattttttgtttgtttgtttgtttgtctaaGGAATGTGTGAAGATGAGAGCATATTTTGAGAGTTTCAAAACTTTTCTGTTTGCAGAAATTAATCAAGGATTTTATGAGTTGGAGGGTAAAGACTGAAAAGCAAATTGCGGAGATCTCAAATTCATTGGCATCGACACAGGTCTAGGACTAAATTTGTTTCTAACTTCTTTGCATAGGAATGATTTTAACCTGATAAAGCTTTGTGTCTACCATGCCTCGCCTTGTTGCAGTGCATGGTTAAGGAATTAGTTTCGTGGAAAGATAAAGTAGAAAAGCAGCTGGTGGGAATTGCAAACTCGCAGAACGGTCGGCAGGCAAATGGGAGCAATTCCTTCAGTCCAGATCCTCAAAACTGGGAACATTTATTGCATAGTGCCAACTTGGATGATTTTACTGGGGACGGTTTCGAACCATGGGATGTTGATACTGACCTTATCGATGCTCTACCAGAGGCAGAGGCTGTCAGGCCGGATACCTACTTGCTTCCACCAAATGCTCGCAAAAGCTCTTTACAGGACCATATGTGGTTTGAGGAGCAGTCAGTGCTCAACTCCGAAATGCAGAGGACAGAGAGGTTAGAGCGGTTTACTTGGTTTCTAGGTTCCAAGAGTAGGCTTTATGCtttgtctaatattttttttgctttcccTATATAATAGCTGCATGACCAGAGGTGATTCAAGAAGCTCCAATCAGGACAAGGCTGAGTTGACTCCAGGTTCTTCGATGACTGCAGGTCCAAGATCAGATATTGAGGACCCAAATATTATTTCTCAGGTAACGTAGTCAGCATTGGCCAGTTGAATTGGATGATCATCTTTTGTACCCCTTAGCTGTGACTTTACCACCTTCGCATCATCTCATAGCTTTCGTTTCATTCAACTGCCACACATTGCATCTCTTGATATTTTTtacgtttattttttttgctagtGCTTCACATGATTTTAAGGAGTCCATTTCTTAAAAGAATcatcatgtatttgttttttcttcaggAAACGTTGAAAGAGTTGGTGAGTTGGAAAGCCAAAGCGGAGCAGCAGCTAATGGAAATGTCGGACGCTGTGCGAGCTCTTCAGGGATAAGAATCAAACCGAAACAGGCTTTTTACCATACACACAAGAGAGCAACGTTTGTTTCATCATAATGATCTCGATTCACCTACATAGAAGAATCCCTTGGAGACTTTGTACAGGGTTTCTGCTAAAAATTGAACAAAAGAAagggaaaagaaagaaagaggcaGTAGGGAAATCTGGAAAGTTTTATTTAGGAAGAGGTAGAAGTGATCATCTACATGAAAATGATACCCCCAAGGTAGAGAGAGAGACGCTTTTAATAGTAGTGGTTGGTCTTGCTGTATATTTCCCCTGACCACTCTCTTATTTAACAATCAAGTTCTtgagtaatttttttctttctcctttttctaTGAGGTCTCGTAGTATTTTCTATCGAGTTCGGATTATTGTTACTTGTTAAATAATCAAAGTAAATCATATTCCTTTTGTATCATCTGATACTATGTAAATCCTCGAGAAGTAAATACGAAACGAACCGGCTGGTTTGGTTCAAATGGTAAATCCGTAGTCCGTAGTCAATAACAATGGGCCTGTTGCAAGCCTTGACTCAAGGCCCTTGAGCCCCCGCCTTTAAACGGTGCCATTAGAGAGGTTGAAAGATATTCCACGAATCCAATATTTCCTTCTTTGGTCCTCAATGTTTGTCAGATTTGTTAAATTGTCCTTTTATTTGTTTGAATTgcagttttttaaaataaaac includes:
- the LOC106348316 gene encoding protein AMEIOTIC 1 homolog, whose product is MTDKEIRPIKLKASWAMKKHEEGNSSSSRKALVKVKLEKDKHVSSDDGSSGKALVTVKLEKEESEVLVASGVMKRKRISRLVEKSRRFSAKSESSLDKQKTCHRRGMTTRWNTERIDNAERALFEILKEKGASFERPVPRAELRVSARRRIGDTGLLDHLLKHIDGNVTPGGAERFRRCHNTEGTMQYWLESADLIKIKLESGVCDSNWAPPSWWKLPNVNNIIKLEPGVLDPSESPAKLKEEMDKMRSEIKELVSDLALIKRESGIPDLDSIPLAQWKIQSISKESSAVSSKLREEIDKMKSDLKKHISKPELPNNADANEKLIKDFMSWRVKTEKQIAEISNSLASTQCMVKELVSWKDKVEKQLVGIANSQNGRQANGSNSFSPDPQNWEHLLHSANLDDFTGDGFEPWDVDTDLIDALPEAEAVRPDTYLLPPNARKSSLQDHMWFEEQSVLNSEMQRTESCMTRGDSRSSNQDKAELTPGSSMTAGPRSDIEDPNIISQETLKELVSWKAKAEQQLMEMSDAVRALQG